One region of Primulina tabacum isolate GXHZ01 chromosome 1, ASM2559414v2, whole genome shotgun sequence genomic DNA includes:
- the LOC142511028 gene encoding antifungal protein ginkbilobin-like protein, which produces MPNPVNNSMKIITLIMGILAASSFSAVESRPDTTVQSLICNLNSYSPNGPFASSVAYVLADLTNVTPTQQGYNYYTVSPFKPIAYGHATCSVKLGNSECVSCLIAARGDVSRFCANRIGGQVTMVDCSMRYENYAFA; this is translated from the coding sequence ATGCCTAATCCAGTTAATAATTCTATGAAGATAATAACATTGATAATGGGAATACTGGCAGCATCTTCATTTTCTGCAGTGGAGAGTCGTCCAGACACCACTGTGCAATCCCTTATCTGCAACTTGAATTCGTATTCACCAAATGGCCCTTTTGCCAGCAGTGTGGCTTATGTTTTAGCCGATCTAACTAACGTTACGCCTACGCAGCAAGGCTACAATTACTACACAGTCTCTCCTTTCAAACCCATTGCTTATGGACATGCAACTTGTAGTGTAAAGCTGGGAAATTCGGAGTGCGTCAGTTGCTTGATTGCTGCACGAGGAGATGTGTCCAGATTCTGTGCTAATCGCATCGGTGGCCAAGTTACGATGGTTGACTGTAGCATGAGGTACGAGAACTATGCGTTTGCGTAG